A section of the Anaerolineales bacterium genome encodes:
- a CDS encoding hydrogenase iron-sulfur subunit, with translation METSTKPKILILASLSGGYAGADSVGQAHRDYAANTYILPVRSPAMFSPDFYLQAFSEGIDAILVMYSGTDCPYEGAADVTAQRLNETYPLMKERGIDTRRLKLVAICTVCTDSFMREIQRMNDVLAEIGPVANEVSKQPVL, from the coding sequence ATGGAGACATCGACGAAGCCCAAGATATTGATCTTGGCATCTTTATCGGGCGGCTATGCCGGAGCGGATTCGGTTGGACAGGCGCATCGGGATTACGCCGCGAACACGTATATTCTGCCCGTGCGATCCCCGGCGATGTTTTCTCCGGATTTTTACCTACAGGCCTTTTCGGAGGGAATCGACGCCATCCTGGTAATGTACAGCGGCACCGATTGCCCTTACGAGGGGGCGGCGGACGTCACGGCGCAGCGCCTCAACGAAACCTACCCCTTGATGAAGGAGCGCGGCATCGACACGCGGCGCTTGAAGCTCGTGGCGATCTGCACGGTGTGCACGGATTCCTTCATGCGCGAAATTCAACGCATGAACGACGTGCTCGCCGAGATCGGCCCCGTGGCGAACGAGGTCTCGAAACAGCCGGTCCTTTAA